A window of Pectinophora gossypiella chromosome 12, ilPecGoss1.1, whole genome shotgun sequence contains these coding sequences:
- the LOC126371611 gene encoding pupal cuticle protein C1B-like, which yields SYGAPYGAAYGAPWGGWNPYGYPYSGYHAEPALASHSANIIRSPFNLGQISTYTKAIDTPFSSVRKADVRVSNPGVAVSTYSPYVSHVGVAPVATPVAKVGLGVAYSAAPAVSHMTYTNGLGVSYSW from the exons TCGTACGGAGCTCCTTATGGGGCCGCGTACGGTGCTCCCTGGGGCGGATGGAATCCGTACGGTTACCCGTACAGCGGCTACCACGCGGAACCTGCTCTCGCCTCACACAGCGCCAATATTATCCGTTCGCCGTTCAATCTTGGACAG ATATCAACGTACACCAAGGCCATTGACACTCCGTTCTCGAGCGTGCGCAAAGCGGATGTGCGTGTGAGCAACCCTGGAGTGGCAGTTTCTACATACTCTCCCTACGTGTCACATGTTGGTGTCGCACCCGTCGCCACTCCTGTCGCTAAA GTGGGGTTGGGTGTTGCTTATTCCGCTGCACCGGCAGTTTCCCACATGACATACACCAACGGACTAGGTGTTTCTTACTCTTGGTAA